One Pleurocapsa sp. PCC 7327 DNA segment encodes these proteins:
- a CDS encoding lipopolysaccharide biosynthesis protein, which yields MKISFRAIATQLKTLDSPFARNVGWLGGSGAVIRVSRLITTIILARFLSPHDYGLAAVVLTTNEFIRVFARNGIGIRLIQVEEKQLENLAQSAYWLNWAIFIGLFAIQCLTAFPIAWFYRDNNLIVPICGMAFNLLLLPVGMVQAALIQREGRFKAIALTDMLQVCTDNILSAVFAIAGLGMWAIVLPKMLVAPIWVYGILKNHSWRPKGQFTTTRWRELMRFGRSVLGVELLNTLRANLDYLIVGRFLSIEALGIYYFAFNAGFGISFGIISSIKSALLPHLCDARSNLVQFRWRYQSSLKTIALVIIPLVLLQSFLAPFYVPLIFGQKWMVAVPILILICLSAIPRPFADSASQLLLAVDKPEIDLVWNLLFTGLFTIGLFIGVHWQSVGVAMAVLLTHCLFLPLFAVWATRYVFKRQKLYQKC from the coding sequence GTGAAAATTTCATTTCGAGCGATCGCAACCCAACTCAAAACCTTAGACAGTCCTTTTGCCCGTAATGTCGGTTGGTTAGGAGGTTCGGGCGCAGTTATCCGAGTTTCGCGCTTGATAACCACAATTATTCTAGCTCGCTTTCTTTCCCCCCATGACTACGGTTTGGCGGCTGTCGTTCTCACGACGAATGAGTTTATCCGGGTGTTCGCGCGCAACGGAATTGGCATTCGACTGATTCAAGTAGAGGAAAAACAACTTGAAAACTTGGCTCAATCGGCGTATTGGCTGAATTGGGCAATCTTTATCGGGTTATTTGCCATTCAATGTCTGACGGCCTTTCCTATTGCTTGGTTTTACCGCGACAATAACTTGATTGTGCCTATTTGCGGGATGGCGTTCAATTTGCTTTTACTTCCCGTGGGAATGGTACAGGCGGCGCTGATTCAACGAGAAGGGCGCTTTAAGGCGATCGCGCTGACGGATATGCTTCAAGTTTGCACCGATAATATTTTATCAGCAGTTTTTGCCATTGCTGGATTGGGAATGTGGGCGATCGTTTTACCAAAGATGCTAGTTGCTCCTATCTGGGTTTACGGTATCTTAAAAAATCATTCCTGGCGACCCAAGGGACAATTTACAACTACGCGTTGGAGGGAATTAATGCGTTTTGGACGCAGCGTGTTAGGCGTTGAATTGCTCAATACGCTGCGTGCCAACCTAGACTACCTCATCGTCGGACGCTTTCTCAGTATTGAAGCATTGGGAATTTATTATTTTGCTTTTAATGCAGGTTTTGGCATTAGTTTTGGGATTATTTCCTCGATTAAATCAGCTTTGCTCCCGCATCTGTGCGATGCGCGATCAAATCTGGTTCAATTTCGCTGGCGCTATCAAAGTAGCTTGAAAACGATCGCGCTGGTTATTATTCCCTTAGTTCTGCTTCAGTCTTTTCTGGCTCCTTTTTATGTTCCCCTAATTTTCGGTCAAAAGTGGATGGTTGCCGTTCCTATTTTGATTTTAATTTGTCTGTCGGCAATTCCTCGTCCGTTTGCCGATTCTGCCTCCCAATTATTATTAGCCGTAGACAAGCCAGAAATCGATCTCGTCTGGAATCTTCTTTTTACTGGATTGTTTACGATAGGGTTATTCATTGGCGTTCATTGGCAGAGTGTAGGAGTCGCGATGGCAGTTTTACTAACTCATTGCCTTTTCTTACCCTTGTTTGCCGTTTGGGCAACCCGTTATGTTTTTAAGCGTCAAAAATTGTATCAAAAATGCTGA
- a CDS encoding flotillin family protein yields the protein MNFGSLHDILFFPSLIVGLLVLLFISIWAYTRVYIITPNNEAFVRTGGVIWKGKTVILNGGCIVLPRFHQITRVPLREISIDVERTGKLAVRTQDYLRANMRVTFYVCINPNKDDVLTSAARLSKQEKISDNDIKDALEKRADGAIRAAAKKKSLTEIDSDKLGFANEVLNLIQQDLKKVGLTLNNIAISEIEESDTYDENNFFDAQGMRLRTETIQRSIQQKREVELSTRVAIEQRELQAEKQLLEIAKQKEDAKLTQQKEIELLKAQREREIQEAKDQEAATIARNKIWQEKAVEEEKIQQQLAVQQSQIEANIALEEGNKQLKVAEIMRQQTIEVSRLRSQIEIAQAQRESKIAQQEAAIAIAEKERDRAYAEAEKAKAETAVITAIEVEKAEREKRLSMICAEQEAQKRAIGDRNVIEIDVFRRKRQAEVARQAAEQEAEAIRSLADANRYQATAEAEGKRTLIEAENALSNANRTAKLIEAILPELADRLPEIVKALAPQPGVLGDTRIYAFPGVNGNNNNGASDINKLLLSTSGLALLDTLLDESKLGKAIDRVKQLLTSEEKKSSATLSNLPQDENAVSEEVRTHEPSV from the coding sequence ATGAACTTTGGAAGTTTGCATGATATCCTCTTCTTTCCAAGTTTAATTGTTGGATTGCTGGTTTTACTTTTCATTAGCATTTGGGCATATACAAGAGTTTATATTATTACCCCAAATAACGAAGCTTTTGTAAGAACTGGAGGCGTAATTTGGAAAGGCAAAACTGTTATTCTCAATGGTGGCTGTATTGTCTTGCCTAGATTTCACCAAATCACGCGCGTTCCTTTGCGAGAAATTTCTATTGATGTAGAGAGAACTGGCAAACTAGCGGTTCGCACTCAAGATTATTTGCGAGCCAATATGCGGGTGACATTTTACGTTTGCATTAATCCCAACAAGGATGATGTATTAACGTCTGCTGCTCGTTTGTCCAAACAAGAAAAAATATCCGATAATGATATCAAAGATGCCTTAGAAAAAAGAGCCGACGGCGCGATTCGTGCCGCAGCGAAAAAGAAGAGTTTGACAGAGATTGATTCTGATAAATTGGGGTTTGCCAATGAAGTTTTGAATCTGATTCAACAAGATTTAAAGAAAGTCGGACTGACATTGAATAATATCGCCATTTCGGAAATCGAAGAAAGCGATACTTACGATGAAAATAACTTTTTCGATGCTCAAGGCATGCGTTTGAGAACCGAAACAATTCAGCGATCGATTCAACAGAAACGAGAAGTCGAATTAAGTACTAGAGTCGCGATCGAACAACGAGAACTGCAAGCCGAAAAACAATTGCTAGAAATTGCTAAACAAAAAGAAGATGCCAAATTAACCCAACAAAAAGAAATTGAGTTGCTCAAAGCACAAAGAGAAAGAGAAATTCAAGAAGCAAAAGACCAAGAAGCTGCCACGATCGCTCGCAATAAAATTTGGCAAGAAAAAGCCGTTGAAGAAGAAAAAATTCAACAACAATTAGCCGTACAACAGAGTCAGATTGAGGCAAATATAGCTCTAGAGGAAGGCAACAAACAACTCAAAGTTGCTGAAATTATGCGCCAACAAACGATAGAAGTCTCTCGCTTGCGATCGCAAATCGAAATTGCCCAAGCACAAAGAGAGTCAAAAATCGCTCAACAAGAAGCTGCAATCGCGATTGCCGAAAAAGAGCGCGATCGCGCCTACGCCGAAGCCGAAAAAGCCAAAGCCGAAACCGCCGTTATCACGGCGATAGAAGTCGAAAAAGCAGAAAGGGAAAAACGCCTCTCGATGATTTGTGCCGAACAAGAAGCGCAAAAACGTGCCATTGGCGATCGCAACGTCATAGAAATCGATGTTTTCCGTCGCAAGCGTCAAGCGGAAGTTGCTCGTCAAGCAGCAGAACAAGAAGCCGAAGCCATCCGCTCCCTTGCCGATGCTAACCGCTATCAAGCCACGGCAGAAGCAGAAGGCAAACGGACGCTTATTGAAGCCGAAAATGCTCTTAGTAATGCCAACCGCACAGCAAAACTAATCGAAGCCATTTTACCCGAACTAGCAGATCGACTGCCAGAAATCGTCAAAGCTTTAGCACCTCAACCAGGAGTTTTGGGAGATACGCGCATTTATGCGTTTCCAGGAGTAAACGGCAACAATAACAATGGCGCTAGCGATATCAACAAACTATTGCTCTCTACCAGCGGTTTAGCGCTACTCGATACCTTGCTCGATGAAAGCAAATTAGGAAAAGCGATCGATCGAGTCAAGCAATTACTCACTTCTGAGGAGAAAAAGTCCTCAGCAACTCTTTCCAATCTACCCCAAGATGAGAACGCGGTGTCTGAAGAAGTTCGGACACATGAGCCATCCGTTTAA
- a CDS encoding alpha-amylase family glycosyl hydrolase: MSEANKQFEYFSLRVKPLLETLYDKKTAAHFLERLYYLLKEHFADRVDENLNKWTENNVQLITYGDSILKEGEKPLVTLDRFLDEHIRDTLTGVHILPFFPYSSDDGFAVIDYLKVDPQLGDWEDIQRIAGKFNLMVDLVINHVSSQHAWFEQFKQGIKPGCDYFIEVDPATDLSQVVRPRSTPLLAKVNTVKGEKHVWATFSEDQIDVNFANPEVLLEYVKIILFYIKKGAKYIRLDAVGFLWKKIGTSCIHLPETHTVIRLLREIVQMLDPMVALISETNVPNRENLSYFGNRNEAHMIYNFSLPPLILNALLQGKSDHLKTWMMSMPPAPIGCAYLNFTASHDGIGLRPTEGLLYEDEYQTLLEKMQEFGGKISMRNKSDGTEVPYEVNISFFDAMQGTVKGKDKWQIQRFLCSQTIMLALEGIPAFYIHSLLATPNDLEGVEKNGRNRSINRYKWNYEELEKRLKNPKSPQSIVLKELSRRIKIRRKQPAFHPNATQYTLHPLNKALFVFWRQSIYRDQSIFCINNLSDRTQKLRLSDLNLFIIDPWCDLLSGHPIENLHDKFTLKPYQCAWITNKF; encoded by the coding sequence ATGAGTGAAGCAAACAAGCAATTTGAATATTTTTCCCTCCGAGTCAAGCCTCTCCTAGAAACTCTCTACGATAAAAAAACTGCCGCCCATTTTTTAGAGCGGTTGTACTATCTCCTCAAAGAACATTTTGCCGATCGCGTCGATGAAAATTTAAATAAATGGACGGAAAATAACGTTCAACTCATAACCTACGGAGATAGTATCCTCAAAGAAGGCGAAAAACCCTTAGTTACGCTCGATCGCTTTTTAGACGAACACATTCGAGATACACTGACAGGCGTTCATATTCTGCCTTTTTTTCCCTACAGTTCCGACGATGGGTTTGCTGTCATCGACTATCTCAAAGTCGATCCACAATTAGGAGATTGGGAAGATATTCAACGGATTGCTGGAAAATTTAATTTAATGGTCGATCTCGTCATCAATCACGTTTCCAGCCAACATGCTTGGTTTGAGCAATTTAAGCAAGGAATTAAGCCGGGATGCGATTATTTTATCGAAGTCGATCCCGCTACCGATTTATCTCAAGTCGTTCGTCCTCGCAGTACGCCATTGCTAGCTAAAGTCAATACGGTTAAGGGAGAAAAACATGTCTGGGCAACCTTTAGCGAAGATCAAATCGATGTTAATTTTGCCAATCCAGAGGTTTTATTGGAGTACGTTAAAATTATTCTTTTCTATATCAAGAAAGGGGCAAAATATATTCGACTCGATGCCGTAGGATTTCTCTGGAAAAAAATTGGCACTTCCTGCATTCATTTACCAGAAACTCATACCGTTATCAGGCTTCTACGGGAAATCGTACAAATGCTCGATCCGATGGTAGCTTTAATATCGGAAACTAACGTCCCCAACCGAGAAAATCTGAGTTATTTTGGCAATCGAAATGAGGCGCACATGATTTATAATTTCAGCCTTCCTCCCCTCATTTTGAATGCTTTATTACAAGGAAAATCCGATCATTTAAAAACATGGATGATGAGCATGCCTCCTGCGCCTATTGGGTGTGCGTATCTGAATTTTACCGCTTCCCACGATGGAATTGGTCTGCGTCCTACTGAAGGATTGTTATACGAAGACGAGTATCAAACCCTGTTAGAAAAGATGCAGGAATTCGGCGGCAAAATCAGCATGAGAAATAAATCCGACGGAACCGAAGTTCCTTATGAGGTCAATATTTCTTTCTTCGACGCGATGCAAGGTACTGTTAAAGGTAAGGATAAATGGCAAATTCAGCGCTTTCTTTGTTCGCAAACGATTATGTTAGCTCTCGAAGGAATTCCAGCTTTTTATATTCATAGTTTATTGGCAACGCCCAACGACCTTGAAGGCGTGGAAAAAAACGGAAGAAATCGCTCTATTAACCGCTACAAATGGAATTATGAAGAGTTAGAAAAACGCTTAAAAAATCCCAAGTCTCCTCAGTCAATCGTATTAAAAGAACTCAGCCGACGCATCAAAATTCGTCGCAAACAACCTGCATTTCATCCCAATGCAACTCAATATACTTTGCATCCCTTAAATAAAGCGCTGTTCGTCTTCTGGAGACAAAGCATTTATCGCGATCAAAGTATTTTCTGCATTAATAATTTGAGCGATCGCACTCAAAAACTTCGTCTCTCTGACTTAAATTTATTTATTATCGATCCCTGGTGCGATCTCCTAAGCGGGCATCCAATCGAAAATCTCCACGACAAATTTACCCTCAAGCCCTATCAATGTGCTTGGATTACTAATAAGTTTTAA
- a CDS encoding polysaccharide biosynthesis/export family protein encodes MVAFLKSSPSLALPISPGDRLEISIPNDKYFVGVYEVNQDGKIEIPYLGALPVVGLEPPDIQAKLSQSLSDKGFFLPDKLQLSVQVLKWAPIQVTVAGETFQPGRVLINETKNEANTAFSPESRQITGNYPIRRHLTNAIRAAGGVLPTADVSQVRLIRGDRETIIDLSGVFTGEPVEDVPLIAGDRIVVPRADRFQPELVRPSQITPPGIKVFVSNLTIPAANNASAAVSNREEGISVPYGSRFSHAVVATNCAGGTDISEDRKAILVRADRITGKTIAIERDVEDLMRNSDNNEENPLLMPKDSVACYDSSATNTRDLFRTIGDILSPLNPILLFRNLFN; translated from the coding sequence ATGGTTGCATTTTTGAAGTCGTCGCCAAGTTTAGCTCTACCAATATCTCCAGGCGATCGCTTGGAAATTTCTATTCCTAATGATAAATATTTTGTTGGCGTTTACGAAGTCAACCAAGATGGCAAGATCGAAATTCCCTATCTGGGCGCTTTACCTGTCGTTGGATTAGAACCGCCCGATATTCAAGCCAAACTGTCTCAAAGCTTGAGCGATAAAGGTTTTTTTCTTCCCGACAAATTGCAATTGAGCGTTCAAGTCCTCAAATGGGCGCCCATACAAGTGACTGTGGCGGGAGAAACCTTTCAACCCGGACGAGTTTTGATTAACGAAACTAAAAACGAGGCAAATACGGCATTTTCACCCGAATCTCGGCAAATTACGGGCAATTATCCCATTCGTCGCCATCTAACCAATGCGATTCGAGCGGCAGGAGGCGTATTACCGACCGCAGATGTCAGTCAAGTCCGTCTCATTCGGGGCGATCGCGAGACGATAATAGATTTATCAGGAGTTTTTACGGGAGAGCCAGTAGAGGACGTACCCCTGATAGCAGGCGATCGCATTGTAGTTCCTCGGGCGGATCGTTTTCAACCGGAGTTGGTGCGTCCTTCTCAAATTACACCCCCAGGAATCAAGGTCTTTGTCTCCAATCTCACCATTCCTGCCGCCAATAACGCATCGGCAGCGGTTAGCAACCGCGAAGAAGGGATTAGCGTTCCTTATGGCTCTCGCTTTAGTCACGCCGTCGTAGCAACCAACTGTGCTGGAGGAACGGATATTAGTGAAGATAGAAAAGCTATTTTAGTAAGAGCCGATCGCATTACGGGAAAAACCATCGCCATCGAGCGCGACGTTGAAGATTTAATGCGAAATTCCGATAATAATGAAGAGAATCCCTTGCTCATGCCAAAGGATAGCGTCGCTTGTTATGATTCGTCGGCAACGAATACCAGAGATCTGTTTCGCACTATTGGCGATATCTTGAGTCCTTTAAATCCCATTTTGCTGTTTCGCAACCTTTTCAATTAA
- a CDS encoding LeuA family protein: protein MQTIGLIISDETLRDGEQQAGLFFESETKRTLAHSIARTGVHQIAIMPAIHETEEYLVKTLIAEGLDNKVVASTMMNRRFIDRAKICGVHKIILFHAVSDRLLFLRDPAIRRNPDYKGKTVDDNIPKNIINKVRQSAIDKILKHLRYATEIGLKVYFAAEDASRSDFDFLVECICAFQPYIEQFLLCDTVGVLTPEKTYVWIHDLLEYTNQAPLAVHFHNDLGLALENTIQAVLAGVSGVSGTFGGIGERAGNVALEQVLNGLRIRFGWEVEGIDYDALNKVTDYLDLRGIRPHSPYSQQAQRHETGIHVKSLLEDYRSYSIFPYGKPEIWFGKCSGASNFQYLFEQHLKKPLTKEQYERLRSLVKNLSIQEQRSFSTEEILELLEQGFLQL, encoded by the coding sequence ATGCAGACGATCGGGTTGATAATTTCTGATGAAACGCTTCGAGATGGCGAACAACAAGCAGGACTATTCTTTGAGAGTGAAACTAAGCGAACTTTAGCACATTCGATCGCTAGGACGGGAGTACATCAAATCGCTATCATGCCTGCCATTCATGAAACTGAAGAGTATTTGGTGAAAACATTGATAGCGGAAGGATTGGATAATAAGGTTGTCGCCTCGACGATGATGAACCGACGATTTATCGATCGCGCTAAAATTTGCGGCGTACACAAGATTATTCTCTTTCATGCCGTCTCCGATCGCCTGCTTTTTCTCAGAGATCCGGCAATCCGCCGCAACCCCGACTATAAAGGGAAAACTGTAGATGATAATATTCCCAAAAACATTATCAACAAAGTTCGTCAGAGTGCGATCGACAAAATTCTCAAACATCTGCGCTACGCCACAGAAATTGGCTTAAAAGTATACTTTGCTGCCGAGGATGCCAGTCGCTCCGATTTTGATTTTCTGGTCGAGTGTATCTGCGCTTTTCAACCCTATATCGAGCAATTCTTGCTCTGCGATACAGTGGGAGTCCTGACGCCAGAAAAAACTTATGTATGGATACACGACCTTTTAGAGTATACTAATCAGGCTCCCTTAGCCGTTCATTTCCACAACGATCTGGGGTTGGCACTCGAAAACACCATTCAGGCGGTGTTAGCGGGGGTTTCTGGCGTTTCTGGCACCTTTGGCGGCATTGGAGAACGAGCGGGAAATGTCGCTCTAGAACAGGTTTTAAACGGTCTGAGAATTCGATTTGGCTGGGAGGTAGAAGGAATCGATTATGATGCTCTTAATAAAGTAACAGACTATCTCGATCTCCGAGGAATTCGCCCGCATTCGCCCTATTCTCAACAAGCGCAACGCCACGAAACGGGGATTCATGTTAAAAGTCTCCTAGAAGATTATCGCAGCTATTCAATTTTTCCCTACGGAAAGCCGGAGATTTGGTTTGGCAAGTGTAGCGGTGCTAGTAATTTTCAGTATCTTTTCGAGCAACATCTCAAAAAACCGCTCACCAAAGAACAGTACGAACGACTGCGATCGCTTGTCAAAAATCTCTCCATTCAAGAACAACGTTCTTTCTCCACAGAGGAAATTTTAGAGTTATTGGAGCAAGGATTTTTGCAATTGTGA